A segment of the Bordetella flabilis genome:
GATATGTCCAACGGCGCGGGGACGGCCTTCAGGTCGCGGGGCCGCGTCGACAAGAACCGAACATGGCGCGGATGCGCGGGTGGGGCCTGTTTTGCGGGCCTCGTTTTGCGGCCCAATTCTTGTGGCCGTAAAGCGTACCTGCGCATCTCGTGTAATACGATGGGCTGGGCTTACAGCCCATTTTTTTCGAGTATATGGCTGATCTATTCGCATTGACCCAAGAGGCACTGGCCGGCATGGACGTCGAACTCGTCGATGTCGAGCGCGCCGCGCTGGGCCTGTTGCGCGTCACGATCGATCGCCCGGAAGGCGTTCGCATCGAAGACTGCGAGCAGGTTTCCCGGCAGCTTTCGCGCGTCTACGAGGTCGAGAACATTGACTACAAGCGGCTCGAAGTCGGCTCGCCGGGTGTGGACCGACCCCTGCGCAACGAAGCGGACCTCCACCGTTTCGCCGGCCAGCGCGTCGAAGTCAAGCTGCGTGCCGCCGTAGAGGGACGTAAGGTCTTCAACGGCATATTGATTGCGGCAGCCGATGGCGCGGCGCAGGAAGACGGGAAAGCCATTTTCGGCGTGGAATTTGAGGCAAAGAAGGACGAGGCCCAGGTGGTGAACTTCACGTTCGAGGACGTGGAGCGCGCCAAACTGGATCCGGTCCTGGATTTCAAGGGCAAAAAGCGATGAGTCGCGAAATTCTTCTGTTGGTCGATGCCTTGGCGCGCGAAAAGAACGTGGCGCGCGACGTGGTATTCGGAGCGCTGGAAAGCGCGCTGGCTTCGGCCATGAAAAAGCGGTTCAAGGAAGACGCGGACATCCGTGTATCCATCGATCGGGACAGCGGCAGCCATGAAGGTTTCCGCCGCTGGCTGGTCGTGCCCGACGAGGCCGGCCTGCAGGAACCCGACAAGCAGGAGATGTACTCCGACGCCCGCGAACTCGTGCCCAATATCCAGGTGGGCGAATACATCGAGGAACCGCTCGAACCCATCGAGTTCGGCCGTATCGGCGCCCAGGCCGCCAAGCAGGCGATTCTGCAGAAGATCCGTGATGCCGAGCGCGAGCAGGTACTGAACGACTTCCTGGAGCGCGGTGAGACTATCGTCTCCGGCACGGTCAAGCGCATGGACAAGGGCGATGCCATCATCGAAACGGGCAAGATCGAAGCGCGGCTGCCGCGTTCCGAGATGATCCCGAAGGAAAACCTGCGTGTGGGCGACCGCGTGCGTGCCTTCGTGCTGCGCGTGGACCATGCCGCCCGCGGCCAGCAGGTCATCCTGTCTCGTACCTCGCCCGAATTCATCCGCCAGCTTTTCGAGAACGAAGTGCCGGAAATCGAGCAGGGCCTGCTCGAAATCAAGGCGGCCGCGCGCGACGCCGGCGTGCGCGCCAAGATCGCCGTGATCGCCTACGACAAGCGCATCGACCCGATCGGCACCTGCGTGGGCATGCGCGGTTCGCGCGTCACGGCGGTGCGCAACGAGCTGGGCGGTGAACAGGTCGATATCGTGCTGTGGTCGGAGGATCCGGCGCAGTTCGTCATCGGCGCCCTGGCCCCGGCCAACGTGGAGTCCATCGTCGTCGACGAAGACAAGCACGCCATGGACGTGGTGGTGGACGAAGAAAACCTGCCCAAGGCAATCGGCGCAAAGGGTCAGAACGTGCGCCTGGCGTCGGAGCTCACCGGCTGGCAGATCAACATCATGACGCCGGAAGAAAGCCAGAACCGGCAGGAAGTCGAGCGTTCCAGCCTGCGCGATACTTTCATGAGCAAGCTGGATGTCGATGAGGAAGTGGCCGACATCCTGATCGATGAAGGTTTCACCGGTCTTGAGGAGATCGCCTATGTCCCCATGCAGGAACTGCTGGAGATCGAGGCGTTCGACGAAGACACCATCAACGAGCTCCGCACCCGCGCGCGCAATGCCCTGCTGACCGAGGCCATCGCGCAGGAAGAGCGACTCGAAACCGCGCAGGACCTGCTGGAGCTGGAGGGCATGACGCCCGAGCTGGCCGCCAAGCTGGCCGAGCGCAAGGTCCACACCCGCGACGACCTGGCCGAGCTCTCCACGGATGAGCTCGCCGAAATCTCGGGTCTCGAGGAAAGCCAGTCCAGCGAGCTCATCATGCGGGCCCGTGCACACTGGTTCGATGAAGAAAAGTAGTGGGTGGGGCGGTGCCTTGCAGGCGCCTCCCCGGACTTGTTTTATTGGATAGCGCTAGTCATATTGTTATATCGCCGTACACAGGAAGAAAGCCTAATGTCGAGCAATACCGTCGCCCAGTTCGCTACCGAGCTGAAAATGCCTGCCAATGTGCTGCTGGAACAGCTGCGCTCGGCCGGCGTTGACCTCAAATCGGTGAACGACGCCGTCACCGACAGCGACAAGGCGAAATTGCTCGACTCGCTGCGCCGGGCGCACGGCGGCAGCGGCGAAGGCAAGAAGATCACGCTGACCCGCCGTCAGACCTCCGAGATCCGCCAAGCCGACGCCACCGGCCGCTCGCGCACCATCCAGGTGGAAGTGCGCAAGAAGCGGGTGTTCGTCAAGCGCGATCCCGCCGAACTGGCTGCCGAAGCGGCTGCTGGCCGGGGCCCCGACGCGGAAGCGCCCGCCGAGGCTGCGCCGCAGGGCGCTGTCGAGACGCCCGCCCCGACGTCTGCGCCTACGTCCGCCGTGGAGCCGGCCGCCGCGCCGTCGCCTGTCGCGGAGGCCAGCGAGAGCGCCACGCCGGCATCCGAGCGTACGGAAAGCCCCGCCGCGCCTGTCGCCGAGTCTGCCGCCCCGCCCGCGCCCGAGGCATCGTCCGCGCCGTCGGAAGAGCAGGCCCAACCCGAATCCATTCAGCCGGAACCCGAACACGAGGCACCCGTGGCATCCGCCGCCGGCCCCGCCGCCGAGCCGCCGGTCGCTGCTGCCCCGCAAGAGCCCGTGAACACGCCAGATACCATTGCGGTTTCCGACCAATCGGAAACCGAAGCTCCCGTTGCGCCCAAGTCTGCCGAGCAGACCGGCGCCGCACCGTCGTCCCTGAATCCCATCGAGCGCCCCGGCACGCCGCCCGCGCCGGCCAAGCCGGCCGCGTCGAAGGGCCCGCGTGCCGGCGATGCACGCCGCGGTCCGCCACCGTCGGCGACGCCCGCCCAGACGCTCAGCACCGCCCAGCGGGACGAGGCGCGCCGCCAGGCCGAGGCCGAAGCCGCCGCGCTGCGCGAAATGCTGAATCGCCCGCGCAAGGTCCTGCGCGCGCCGGAACCCGAACCGACTGCAGCGGCAGCGGCAGCGGCGGCCGCCTTGTCCGGCACTCTGCACAAGCCGGCCGCGAAGGCCGGTACTCCCGCGAAGAAGGATGCCAAGCCGGGTCCTGGCACGGGTCCCAAGAAGACCATCAAGACGGCGGAAGTGTCGTCCACGTGGACCGACGATAGCGCCCGCAAGAAGCCCGCCGAAAAGACCACTGCGCCGAGTCGCGACGGCTGGCGCGCGGGCGGCAAGGGCGGCGGCAAGTCCGGCGGACGTAACCGCAACCAGCAGGGCGATCGTCGCGGCGGCATGGTCGAGCAGCCGACGCAGGAATTCATCGCGCGTGAAGTGCACGTGCCTGAAACCATTACGGTTGCCGACCTGGCGCACAAGATGTCCGTCAAGGCCGCGGAAGTCATCAAGCAATTGATGAAGCTGGGCCAGATGGTCACCATCAACCAGGTGCTGGACCAGGAAACCGCGATGATCGTGGTCGAGGAACTCGGCCACAAGGCGATCGCCGCCAAGCTGGACGACCCGGAAGCTTTCCTGGACGAGACCGCGCCGGAAAGCGAAGAGAGCGAACTGCTGCCGCGGGCCCCCGTGGTGACCGTCATGGGCCACGTCGACCACGGCAAGACCTCGCTGCTCGACTATATTCGTCGCGCCAAGGTTGCCGCGGGCGAAGCCGGCGGCATTACGCAGCATATCGGTGCGTATCACGTCGAGACCGAGCGCGGCATGGTGACCTTCCTGGATACCCCGGGCCACGAAGCCTTTACGGCCATGCGTGCGCGTGGTGCCAAGGCCACCGACATCGTCATCCTGGTGGTGGCGGCCGACGACGGCGTGATGCCGCAGACGCGCGAGGCCATCCACCATGCCAAGGCCGCCGGCGTGCCGCTGGTCGTGGCGGTGAACAAGATCGACAAGCCGGACGCAAACCCGGAACGTGTCAAGCAGGAACTCGTGGCCGAGGAAGTCGTGCCGGAAGAATACGGCGGCGACGTTCCCTTCGTGTCCGTGTCCGCCAAGACTGGCGCCGGCATCGAGGACTTGCTGGAAAACGTGCTGCTGCAAGCGGAAATCCTGGAGTTGACGGCGCCGGTGAACGCACATGCCAAGGGCCTGGTCATCGAAGCGCGGTTGGACAAGGGTCGTGGCCCGGTGGCGACCATCCTGGTGCAGAGCGGTACCCTCAAGCGCGGCGACGTCGTGCTGGCGGGCGCCAGCTTCGGCCGCGTGCGGGCCATGCTGGACGAGAACGCCAAGCAGGTGCAGACGGCCGGTCCCTCGATTCCGGTCGAGATCCAGGGCCTGACCGACGTGCCGGCGGCCGGCGACGAGCTGATCGTCCTGACCGACGAGCGCAAGGCGCGTGAAATCGCCCTGTTCCGCCAGGGCAAGTTCCGCGACGTCAAGCTGGCGCGCCAGCAGGCCGCCAAGCTGGAATCCATGTTCGACAACATGGGCGAAGGCACGCAGACGCTGGCGCTTATCGTCAAGACCGACGTGCAGGGTTCCCAGGAAGCACTGGTGTCGGCCCTGACCAAGCTGTCGACGGAAGAAGTGCGGGTCCAGGTCGTGCATGCCGCCGTGGGCGGTATTTCGGAAAGCGACGTCAACCTGGCCATCGCCTCGAACGCGGTCGTCATCGGCTTCAATGTGCGCGCCGAGCAAAGCGCCAAGAAGCTGGCCGAAGCCAACGGCATCGACGTGCGCTACTACAACATCATCTACGACGCCGTGGATGAGGTGAAAGCGGCGATGTCCGGCATGCTGGCGCCGG
Coding sequences within it:
- the nusA gene encoding transcription termination factor NusA; this encodes MSREILLLVDALAREKNVARDVVFGALESALASAMKKRFKEDADIRVSIDRDSGSHEGFRRWLVVPDEAGLQEPDKQEMYSDARELVPNIQVGEYIEEPLEPIEFGRIGAQAAKQAILQKIRDAEREQVLNDFLERGETIVSGTVKRMDKGDAIIETGKIEARLPRSEMIPKENLRVGDRVRAFVLRVDHAARGQQVILSRTSPEFIRQLFENEVPEIEQGLLEIKAAARDAGVRAKIAVIAYDKRIDPIGTCVGMRGSRVTAVRNELGGEQVDIVLWSEDPAQFVIGALAPANVESIVVDEDKHAMDVVVDEENLPKAIGAKGQNVRLASELTGWQINIMTPEESQNRQEVERSSLRDTFMSKLDVDEEVADILIDEGFTGLEEIAYVPMQELLEIEAFDEDTINELRTRARNALLTEAIAQEERLETAQDLLELEGMTPELAAKLAERKVHTRDDLAELSTDELAEISGLEESQSSELIMRARAHWFDEEK
- the infB gene encoding translation initiation factor IF-2, yielding MSSNTVAQFATELKMPANVLLEQLRSAGVDLKSVNDAVTDSDKAKLLDSLRRAHGGSGEGKKITLTRRQTSEIRQADATGRSRTIQVEVRKKRVFVKRDPAELAAEAAAGRGPDAEAPAEAAPQGAVETPAPTSAPTSAVEPAAAPSPVAEASESATPASERTESPAAPVAESAAPPAPEASSAPSEEQAQPESIQPEPEHEAPVASAAGPAAEPPVAAAPQEPVNTPDTIAVSDQSETEAPVAPKSAEQTGAAPSSLNPIERPGTPPAPAKPAASKGPRAGDARRGPPPSATPAQTLSTAQRDEARRQAEAEAAALREMLNRPRKVLRAPEPEPTAAAAAAAAALSGTLHKPAAKAGTPAKKDAKPGPGTGPKKTIKTAEVSSTWTDDSARKKPAEKTTAPSRDGWRAGGKGGGKSGGRNRNQQGDRRGGMVEQPTQEFIAREVHVPETITVADLAHKMSVKAAEVIKQLMKLGQMVTINQVLDQETAMIVVEELGHKAIAAKLDDPEAFLDETAPESEESELLPRAPVVTVMGHVDHGKTSLLDYIRRAKVAAGEAGGITQHIGAYHVETERGMVTFLDTPGHEAFTAMRARGAKATDIVILVVAADDGVMPQTREAIHHAKAAGVPLVVAVNKIDKPDANPERVKQELVAEEVVPEEYGGDVPFVSVSAKTGAGIEDLLENVLLQAEILELTAPVNAHAKGLVIEARLDKGRGPVATILVQSGTLKRGDVVLAGASFGRVRAMLDENAKQVQTAGPSIPVEIQGLTDVPAAGDELIVLTDERKAREIALFRQGKFRDVKLARQQAAKLESMFDNMGEGTQTLALIVKTDVQGSQEALVSALTKLSTEEVRVQVVHAAVGGISESDVNLAIASNAVVIGFNVRAEQSAKKLAEANGIDVRYYNIIYDAVDEVKAAMSGMLAPEKREEVIGLVEIREIYTISRIGNIAGCMVLDGIVRRDSQVRLLRSNVVQWTGHLESLRRFKDDVREVKAGFDCGLTLRGNNDIQVGDQLEVFEIKEIARTL
- the rimP gene encoding ribosome maturation factor RimP, whose translation is MADLFALTQEALAGMDVELVDVERAALGLLRVTIDRPEGVRIEDCEQVSRQLSRVYEVENIDYKRLEVGSPGVDRPLRNEADLHRFAGQRVEVKLRAAVEGRKVFNGILIAAADGAAQEDGKAIFGVEFEAKKDEAQVVNFTFEDVERAKLDPVLDFKGKKR